From the Bdellovibrio reynosensis genome, one window contains:
- a CDS encoding MFS transporter, which yields MQVFKNKHFPFIFLWTGEFLSLLGSSLTSFGVATSVFNKTGSASAMAGLVFWKFFAQIYFSLFAGPLVDRFPKRSLLLLSNTSLLVISILLVFHFRIGGSMAQLYILMAAMGIFDSIKNLTFQASVVELVDESSLGRFNGVASIFESLPLVVGPPLAAAAISLVGVETLLCADAFSFMFALFPVVFLPSKKSSSIQVSKSISFAKNLVLGFEQIFNNRSLLSMQIFFTIQNFLNGITGGLVSAFILTRFLGDNSSLALVSSFMGAAAVLGGVWQSTFPAKKITFLIFCLTALGALAGRISIGFGLGILGLAIGFSIRSFLTPIINACNQTYWQERVDKSVQGRIFGARRVLGQGLYPIAVAVGGFSAGYFTDSLAAFWLPKALASQVGAGLSLLFIAVGTLEFIFALGAMWLLFLSVKRNNSSQAT from the coding sequence ATGCAAGTATTTAAAAACAAGCACTTTCCTTTTATTTTTCTGTGGACCGGTGAATTTCTATCTTTGTTAGGTTCGTCCTTAACATCCTTTGGAGTTGCGACGTCTGTTTTTAATAAAACCGGCAGCGCTTCTGCAATGGCTGGATTAGTCTTCTGGAAGTTTTTCGCGCAGATTTATTTTAGTCTATTTGCCGGGCCTCTGGTTGATCGGTTCCCTAAGAGAAGTCTTCTTTTGCTATCAAATACCTCGTTATTAGTGATTTCAATTCTTCTGGTTTTTCATTTCAGAATCGGTGGATCAATGGCGCAGCTATATATTTTGATGGCTGCGATGGGTATATTTGACAGCATTAAAAATTTGACGTTTCAAGCCTCAGTGGTTGAACTAGTAGATGAATCTTCTCTCGGGAGATTTAACGGCGTAGCTTCTATTTTTGAAAGCTTACCGTTGGTTGTAGGCCCGCCGTTAGCTGCTGCCGCTATTTCTCTGGTTGGAGTTGAGACTTTGCTATGCGCTGATGCGTTTTCATTTATGTTTGCTTTATTTCCAGTTGTTTTTCTGCCTTCAAAGAAATCATCTTCGATTCAAGTTTCTAAATCTATTTCCTTTGCAAAAAATTTGGTGTTGGGGTTTGAGCAGATATTCAACAATAGATCCCTATTAAGCATGCAAATCTTTTTCACGATTCAAAATTTTCTTAATGGAATTACCGGAGGACTCGTATCGGCTTTTATACTTACGCGATTTTTAGGTGATAATTCTTCATTAGCGCTGGTAAGTTCCTTTATGGGTGCTGCAGCCGTTCTTGGTGGAGTTTGGCAAAGCACCTTTCCTGCTAAGAAAATTACTTTTTTAATATTCTGTTTAACTGCTTTAGGAGCTTTAGCAGGTAGAATATCTATCGGATTTGGCCTGGGGATTCTTGGTTTAGCTATTGGTTTTTCAATTCGCTCATTTCTAACTCCAATTATCAATGCTTGTAATCAGACTTATTGGCAGGAACGAGTAGACAAATCTGTCCAGGGGCGAATTTTTGGAGCACGTCGTGTTTTAGGACAAGGCCTCTATCCCATTGCTGTTGCTGTCGGGGGATTTTCTGCTGGTTACTTTACCGATTCATTAGCAGCTTTTTGGCTACCGAAAGCCTTAGCCTCACAGGTTGGGGCAGGCTTAAGTTTGTTGTTTATTGCAGTTGGAACTTTGGAGTTTATTTTTGCCCTCGGAGCAATGTGGCTTTTATTTCTATCTGTGAAAAGAAATAACTCGAGCCAGGCAACTTAG
- a CDS encoding winged helix-turn-helix domain-containing protein, giving the protein MNQLERAFELGKLYCDRGEFDPAVQHLLDASKGYFAEKNFSHYLKCLNLLLRIYAEREQFEEINSTKEKLQDLVLKEGFELNSKTYYTLAVCASYKGQLETAMDYLQKALAIALAADNKEDICHAIFGLAMVYSHPAVGRHSDALKEIYNLQVFFQVYQMPDLQASSLFLNADILKQMKKYDEAIEVLWKAYDIVKETRNVVMSNYLMGGLADAYFEIGDKDMARTYITLAQRSVDGENHKRLGRMVRQLAEKIGGETQTNFDLIFDEPNHSVIEKKLGRIDFKNQFILLDLLRLFVQNQGQIYSKEYLVENVWKQPYDPAIHDNKIYVTIKRLRKLIEPDYEKPKYIFRAKNGYYMNKAARVHFEH; this is encoded by the coding sequence ATGAATCAACTAGAGCGCGCTTTTGAGCTCGGCAAACTGTATTGTGATCGAGGTGAATTCGATCCAGCTGTTCAGCATCTTCTTGATGCTTCGAAAGGCTATTTTGCTGAGAAAAATTTCTCTCACTACCTGAAGTGCTTAAACCTATTGCTACGTATCTATGCAGAGCGAGAGCAATTTGAAGAAATCAATTCTACAAAAGAAAAACTTCAAGATTTAGTTCTTAAAGAAGGCTTCGAGCTTAACTCCAAAACTTATTACACGCTTGCGGTGTGCGCTTCTTACAAAGGACAACTAGAGACAGCGATGGACTATTTGCAAAAAGCATTAGCTATCGCTTTAGCTGCGGATAACAAAGAAGATATCTGTCATGCTATTTTCGGTCTTGCGATGGTTTATTCTCATCCAGCAGTGGGCCGCCACTCTGACGCTTTAAAAGAAATCTACAATCTCCAAGTATTCTTCCAAGTTTACCAAATGCCTGATCTGCAAGCGTCTTCATTGTTCTTGAATGCTGACATTCTAAAACAAATGAAAAAGTACGATGAAGCGATCGAGGTTCTTTGGAAGGCTTACGACATCGTGAAGGAGACTCGCAATGTCGTCATGTCTAACTACCTTATGGGTGGTTTGGCTGATGCTTACTTTGAAATCGGCGATAAAGATATGGCAAGAACATACATCACTCTTGCCCAACGTTCTGTCGATGGTGAAAACCACAAACGTTTAGGCAGAATGGTTCGCCAGCTTGCTGAAAAAATTGGCGGCGAAACGCAAACAAACTTCGATCTTATCTTTGATGAACCAAATCATTCTGTTATCGAAAAGAAATTGGGTCGCATCGACTTTAAGAATCAGTTCATTTTGTTAGATTTGCTACGTTTATTTGTTCAGAATCAAGGACAGATCTATTCTAAAGAATACCTTGTTGAAAACGTATGGAAGCAGCCTTATGATCCTGCAATCCACGACAATAAGATTTACGTGACGATCAAACGTTTACGTAAGCTGATTGAACCGGATTATGAAAAACCAAAGTATATTTTTAGAGCCAAGAACGGGTATTACATGAATAAAGCGGCTCGAGTTCATTTCGAGCACTAG
- a CDS encoding sensor histidine kinase yields the protein MEPTSPERDTFGKSTAVNKKAADVLRTNREKIRAEWEKNVRSVLVSQAKDKSSAEMSNTLQLFLNEVIQKIERNDNPEHADIYKGMSGEHGGLRATFRGYFLPDLFKEFSILRQIINKELHDHKVLSYEVRSIIDESIDSVISSAATEFASVQKQGIQDALFDAEVSNRDLDQFASVAAHDLKSPLATIAGYLELLKDELKEPPESDSIKYIETMQKASARMMRLIDSLLNYSRLSTPVKEFKSVDINEILKSTEQNLKKIVQETGATIDYENLPLVLGDEDFINQLFQNLISNSIKFRRAEPPKIIITAEDDGGMWKFILQDNGIGFDPTYKTEIFKLYKKLHGNDTYQGSGIGLATCRKVVELHGGKIWADSSPGKGTIFYFTLPKGPKN from the coding sequence ATGGAGCCAACTTCCCCAGAGCGAGATACTTTTGGAAAAAGCACGGCTGTCAATAAAAAGGCCGCCGACGTGCTAAGGACTAACCGTGAAAAGATTCGTGCTGAATGGGAGAAAAATGTACGGTCGGTATTAGTATCCCAAGCAAAGGATAAAAGTTCGGCTGAAATGTCAAATACGCTGCAACTGTTTTTAAATGAAGTTATTCAAAAAATTGAAAGAAATGACAATCCCGAGCATGCAGACATTTACAAAGGAATGTCTGGCGAACACGGTGGGCTTCGCGCAACTTTTCGCGGATACTTCCTTCCTGACCTTTTTAAAGAGTTTAGCATCTTACGTCAGATCATAAATAAAGAGCTCCACGACCACAAAGTCCTTTCGTATGAGGTTCGCTCGATAATAGATGAATCGATAGATAGTGTTATTTCTTCTGCGGCTACAGAATTTGCCAGTGTTCAAAAACAAGGAATACAGGATGCTTTATTTGATGCTGAGGTCAGCAATCGAGATCTTGACCAATTTGCCTCAGTCGCGGCCCATGATTTAAAGTCGCCACTTGCAACAATCGCAGGTTATCTAGAGCTTCTTAAAGACGAATTAAAGGAGCCCCCCGAAAGTGACTCGATCAAATATATAGAAACAATGCAAAAGGCCTCAGCAAGAATGATGCGGCTGATTGATTCCCTACTCAACTATTCAAGACTATCTACTCCCGTTAAAGAATTTAAAAGTGTAGATATTAATGAAATTTTAAAATCTACTGAGCAAAATCTAAAAAAAATAGTGCAAGAAACCGGCGCCACCATAGATTATGAAAATCTTCCCCTGGTTCTAGGTGATGAGGATTTCATTAATCAGCTTTTTCAAAATTTAATATCAAACAGCATAAAATTCCGACGTGCAGAGCCCCCGAAAATAATTATTACCGCCGAGGATGACGGGGGTATGTGGAAATTCATTCTGCAAGATAACGGTATCGGTTTTGATCCCACCTATAAGACTGAAATATTTAAATTATATAAAAAGCTTCATGGCAATGACACCTATCAAGGATCAGGAATCGGATTGGCAACATGTCGAAAAGTTGTCGAACTGCACGGAGGAAAAATATGGGCAGATTCGAGCCCTGGCAAAGGAACAATATTTTATTTTACACTTCCAAAAGGACCAAAGAATTAG
- a CDS encoding HAMP domain-containing methyl-accepting chemotaxis protein, whose product MKFTLKTQLWMLCGGFLVILLLVAIISNFSSSHLTTQFDNVANVQLPAVRNMTLADMMHDGLRSVVLASLVAAESKDEQGLKEAIEEAKAKAADFTAYLENLERLPLNQDTKAAILETKPRMNTYIDQTNKIVQSAANEGYESAKTLLPEFDKSFKDLEGRMETLGELIEKDAAKAHASGGIYTTLNIVISIIGVLFCLVFGSFITIGLIKTMNAFSQKIHHAGSSLETASFQLSSASQVLATGASESAASLEETVASLEELSSMVRLNSENAAKASELSNESVEQSRLGSDAIKKLTTSMGEIQESSKKMEEIIKVIDDIAFQTNLLALNASVEAARAGEMGKGFAVVAEAVRSLAARSAESAKDISKMIQNSVTRTQEGGQAAEQSATLIEKFFESAKSVSELNNQISEASKEQAMGISQINQAMNKVDQSSQSNAQVAQEVAQNSEEMSGLSKRMNEIVEDLNQLISGQRNQT is encoded by the coding sequence ATGAAGTTCACTTTGAAGACTCAACTATGGATGTTGTGTGGCGGCTTTTTAGTTATCCTTCTTTTAGTCGCCATAATTTCTAACTTCAGCTCATCACATTTAACCACACAGTTTGATAACGTGGCCAATGTGCAACTGCCTGCAGTTAGGAATATGACCCTGGCAGATATGATGCATGACGGGCTAAGATCCGTGGTACTAGCTTCCTTGGTGGCTGCCGAAAGCAAAGATGAACAAGGATTAAAAGAAGCCATTGAAGAGGCCAAAGCTAAAGCTGCTGACTTCACAGCCTATTTAGAAAACTTAGAAAGACTTCCACTAAATCAAGATACAAAGGCCGCCATTCTGGAAACAAAACCCAGAATGAACACCTATATTGATCAAACAAATAAAATCGTTCAATCCGCAGCCAATGAAGGCTATGAAAGCGCAAAAACTTTACTTCCAGAGTTTGATAAGAGCTTTAAAGACCTTGAAGGCCGAATGGAAACCTTGGGTGAATTGATTGAAAAAGACGCCGCCAAAGCGCACGCCTCGGGTGGCATTTATACTACTCTGAATATAGTAATATCAATTATCGGAGTTCTGTTTTGCTTGGTGTTTGGATCTTTCATTACGATTGGTTTGATTAAGACCATGAATGCATTTTCGCAAAAAATCCATCACGCTGGCAGTTCGCTAGAAACAGCAAGCTTTCAATTAAGTAGTGCAAGTCAGGTGCTAGCAACAGGAGCCAGCGAATCCGCTGCTTCATTAGAGGAAACTGTCGCCTCGTTAGAAGAACTTTCAAGCATGGTTCGACTGAATTCCGAAAACGCAGCAAAAGCCTCAGAACTTTCAAATGAAAGCGTTGAACAATCAAGGTTAGGATCAGACGCGATCAAAAAATTAACAACCTCTATGGGCGAGATCCAAGAATCCTCAAAGAAAATGGAAGAGATCATTAAGGTCATTGACGACATCGCTTTTCAGACCAATCTATTAGCGCTAAACGCCTCAGTAGAAGCTGCAAGAGCCGGAGAAATGGGTAAAGGCTTCGCAGTCGTAGCAGAAGCCGTAAGAAGCCTAGCCGCAAGAAGTGCCGAATCAGCAAAAGACATTTCAAAGATGATCCAAAATAGCGTAACGAGAACACAAGAAGGCGGACAAGCCGCCGAACAAAGCGCAACACTGATAGAAAAATTCTTCGAATCAGCAAAATCCGTCAGCGAATTAAACAATCAAATCAGCGAAGCCAGCAAAGAACAAGCAATGGGCATATCGCAAATAAACCAAGCAATGAACAAAGTAGATCAATCTTCACAAAGCAACGCCCAAGTAGCTCAAGAGGTAGCCCAAAACAGCGAAGAAATGTCAGGCCTATCGAAAAGAATGAACGAAATAGTAGAAGACCTAAACCAACTAATCTCAGGCCAAAGAAATCAAACCTAA
- a CDS encoding DUF3187 family protein, with protein MLGKTILKIFVPFLITPVVVFAAPVKDNSFLIEEAYNQEEGVLQFIQGFQYSDRSNDWNYTFTNEIPLGGEAHQISYVIPVNKSLDQNGADQTGIDDVLINYRYQLFNNQMISMAPRLSLIMPTGDYQKGFGSGVLGLQFNQSVSITLNDKWANHWNLGFTYLPDAKNAADQKASLFGYNFASSVVYFMTEKTNLLCEFVFNSQEEVIGEGQKAEGTSYLLVPGIRTAFDVGEETEIVPGLGAVFGLGPSAVEHETGVFVYLSVESKLW; from the coding sequence GTGCTAGGTAAAACAATATTAAAAATTTTTGTTCCATTCTTAATAACTCCGGTTGTCGTTTTTGCGGCACCGGTGAAAGACAATTCATTCTTAATCGAAGAAGCCTATAACCAGGAAGAAGGCGTACTTCAATTCATCCAAGGTTTTCAATATTCCGATCGCAGCAACGATTGGAACTATACTTTCACTAATGAGATTCCGCTTGGGGGCGAGGCCCACCAGATTTCTTACGTAATTCCTGTAAATAAAAGTTTAGACCAAAACGGCGCAGATCAAACTGGCATCGATGATGTGCTAATCAATTACAGATACCAACTTTTTAACAATCAAATGATTTCAATGGCGCCCCGTCTGTCACTGATTATGCCTACGGGCGATTATCAAAAAGGTTTTGGTTCCGGAGTTTTAGGTCTTCAATTCAACCAATCCGTTTCAATCACCCTGAACGATAAATGGGCAAACCATTGGAACCTGGGTTTCACCTATCTGCCCGATGCAAAAAATGCTGCCGACCAAAAAGCATCATTGTTCGGATATAATTTCGCTAGCAGTGTTGTCTATTTCATGACAGAGAAAACCAATCTACTTTGCGAGTTTGTGTTTAACAGTCAGGAAGAAGTGATAGGCGAAGGTCAAAAGGCAGAAGGCACCTCATACCTGCTTGTTCCCGGAATCCGCACAGCCTTTGATGTCGGAGAAGAAACAGAAATTGTTCCGGGCCTAGGTGCGGTGTTTGGTTTGGGACCATCCGCCGTTGAACATGAAACTGGTGTGTTCGTTTATTTATCGGTTGAATCAAAACTTTGGTAG
- the infA gene encoding translation initiation factor IF-1: MAKDDLVSIDGKVSSLSGGGVYYITLENGVDISAKLCGKMKKFKIKVVVGDRVTVGMSPYDPTHGLILHRHKF, encoded by the coding sequence TTGGCGAAAGACGATCTAGTAAGCATTGACGGAAAAGTTTCAAGTCTATCCGGCGGCGGGGTTTATTATATAACGTTGGAAAACGGTGTTGATATCTCAGCAAAGCTGTGTGGAAAGATGAAAAAGTTTAAAATCAAAGTTGTGGTCGGAGACAGAGTGACAGTTGGCATGTCACCTTACGATCCCACCCACGGTTTAATTCTTCATCGACATAAATTCTAA
- a CDS encoding RNA recognition motif domain-containing protein, with amino-acid sequence MGKKLYVGNLSYNISDEHLADLFAQYGQVESARIVMDRDSGRSKGFAFVEMSSDSEAQTAMEKLNGSEQSGRALNVSEAKPMAPRDSNRSSGRSSYNNRSRY; translated from the coding sequence ATGGGAAAAAAATTATACGTAGGCAACCTTTCATACAATATCAGTGACGAACATTTGGCTGATCTTTTTGCACAATACGGACAAGTCGAATCTGCACGCATCGTTATGGACCGTGATTCTGGTCGCAGCAAAGGTTTCGCTTTTGTTGAGATGTCGAGCGACTCTGAAGCACAAACTGCAATGGAAAAACTTAATGGCAGCGAACAATCTGGAAGAGCTTTAAACGTAAGTGAAGCAAAGCCAATGGCTCCAAGAGACAGCAACCGCAGCAGCGGACGTAGCAGCTATAACAATCGTTCTCGTTACTAA
- the lon gene encoding endopeptidase La: MSEGKVQQLPLLPLRDLIIFPHMMMPLFVGREKSINALEEAMSKQTDIVLAAQKDAKTNNPEPKDIFAIGTVGTIIQLLRLPDGTVKVLVEGKRRVKIKNFINNENFFMVAAEPLEEDATNVVEAQALVRSVKSTFETYVKLNKRIPPEILMRVSTIENPGELADIIVAQLNLKLEDKQTVLEIIDASKRLEHLLNLMTGEIEILEVEKKIRTRVKKQMERSQKEYYLNEQMQAIQKELGEKDDYQAELQDLEVKTKNKKMSQEAKDKVMKEIKKLKMMSPMSAEATVVRNYIDWVLSLPWYDYNEEKHDIKNAQRILDDDHWGLEKVKDRILEYLAVLSISKDMKGPILCLAGPPGVGKTSLARSIAESLNRPFARISLGGVRDEAEIRGHRKTYVGAMPGKILQALRKVDKGNPLVLLDEIDKMANDFRGDPAAAMLEVLDPEQNNNFQDHYLELEYDLSKVMFIATANSLHTIPRPLLDRMEIINLEGYIEQEKFHIAKNYLVPKQLENHGLKDYKVTIKDETIRDVIRYYTREAGVRNLERQVGNVARKVAKDIVMNETLETFRNDTKTSESTGKKAAAAAKKGAGKSAKATATTTGKNAGYVVTPTKLVELLGPHKFKFGVIETENEIGLTNGMAWTEVGGDLLAVEVSVVPGKGKFTVTGQLGDVMKESCSAAMSYVRSRGPLFGLDKEYFSNIDVHIHLPEGAVPKDGPSAGIALTTSIVSAIMKVAVKRTVAMTGEISLRGRVMAIGGLKEKILAAHRGGIKIIICPKENEKDLKDIPKDVMKDLKVILVDHVDQVLINALDIKSPKELFKVQKETEFGIKAQYTGQAVHHH; this comes from the coding sequence ATGAGCGAGGGAAAAGTACAACAACTACCACTTTTACCCCTAAGAGACCTCATCATATTTCCACATATGATGATGCCGTTGTTTGTAGGTCGCGAAAAGAGCATCAATGCTCTAGAAGAAGCGATGAGCAAGCAAACAGACATTGTCTTGGCGGCACAAAAAGACGCCAAAACAAACAATCCCGAACCTAAAGATATCTTTGCAATCGGAACAGTCGGTACAATCATCCAACTTTTACGCCTGCCAGATGGAACTGTGAAAGTTCTTGTTGAAGGCAAACGTCGCGTAAAGATTAAGAATTTCATTAACAATGAGAACTTCTTTATGGTGGCTGCAGAGCCCTTAGAAGAAGACGCTACAAACGTTGTTGAGGCTCAAGCTTTGGTTCGCTCAGTCAAATCAACGTTTGAAACCTACGTAAAACTGAATAAGCGTATTCCACCAGAAATTTTGATGCGTGTATCGACTATCGAAAACCCTGGTGAACTAGCTGATATCATCGTTGCTCAATTGAACTTAAAGCTTGAAGACAAGCAAACGGTTCTAGAGATCATCGATGCATCTAAACGCTTAGAACATTTGTTGAATTTAATGACCGGCGAGATCGAAATCCTAGAAGTAGAGAAAAAGATCCGCACGCGCGTGAAAAAGCAAATGGAACGCTCGCAAAAAGAATACTACTTAAACGAGCAAATGCAGGCGATTCAAAAAGAACTTGGTGAAAAAGACGACTATCAAGCTGAATTGCAGGACTTAGAAGTTAAAACTAAGAATAAAAAAATGAGCCAAGAAGCCAAAGACAAGGTCATGAAAGAGATTAAAAAACTCAAAATGATGTCCCCTATGTCTGCGGAAGCAACCGTAGTTCGTAATTATATCGACTGGGTGCTTTCTCTTCCTTGGTATGATTATAACGAAGAAAAACATGACATTAAGAATGCTCAGCGCATCCTTGATGACGACCACTGGGGTCTAGAAAAAGTCAAAGACCGTATCCTTGAATACTTGGCGGTTCTTTCAATCTCTAAAGATATGAAAGGTCCTATCCTTTGCTTAGCAGGTCCTCCAGGGGTGGGTAAAACTTCTTTGGCTAGATCCATCGCTGAATCGTTAAACCGTCCATTCGCCAGAATTTCTTTAGGTGGCGTAAGAGACGAAGCGGAGATTCGTGGTCATAGAAAAACATACGTGGGTGCGATGCCAGGTAAAATCCTGCAAGCTCTTCGTAAAGTTGATAAAGGTAATCCGCTTGTATTGCTGGATGAGATCGACAAAATGGCCAACGACTTCCGTGGTGACCCAGCCGCAGCGATGTTAGAAGTGTTGGATCCAGAACAAAACAACAACTTCCAAGATCACTACTTGGAACTTGAGTATGACCTTTCAAAGGTGATGTTTATCGCGACAGCGAACTCGCTGCACACGATTCCTCGTCCGTTACTGGATCGTATGGAAATCATCAATCTTGAAGGTTATATCGAGCAGGAAAAATTCCATATCGCTAAGAATTATCTAGTTCCTAAGCAATTGGAAAACCATGGTCTGAAAGATTATAAAGTGACGATCAAAGACGAAACTATTCGTGATGTGATCCGTTACTACACTCGTGAAGCGGGTGTGCGTAATCTAGAAAGACAAGTTGGTAACGTGGCTCGTAAAGTTGCTAAAGACATCGTGATGAACGAAACTTTAGAAACTTTCAGAAACGATACTAAAACTTCAGAATCAACAGGTAAGAAAGCCGCAGCGGCTGCTAAAAAGGGAGCTGGAAAATCTGCGAAGGCGACGGCGACTACCACGGGTAAAAACGCTGGTTACGTTGTAACTCCGACGAAACTTGTTGAGCTTCTTGGTCCGCACAAATTCAAGTTCGGTGTTATTGAGACTGAAAATGAAATCGGTCTGACTAACGGTATGGCTTGGACTGAAGTGGGCGGTGACCTGTTAGCCGTAGAGGTGAGTGTGGTACCTGGTAAAGGTAAATTCACCGTCACTGGTCAACTAGGCGACGTGATGAAAGAGTCTTGCTCAGCAGCGATGAGCTACGTTCGTTCAAGAGGTCCTTTGTTCGGTTTGGACAAAGAATACTTCTCTAACATCGACGTACACATCCATTTGCCAGAAGGTGCTGTTCCTAAGGACGGTCCTTCAGCAGGTATCGCTCTGACGACTTCGATTGTTTCAGCAATCATGAAAGTGGCAGTAAAACGTACTGTGGCAATGACTGGAGAGATTTCACTTCGCGGTCGGGTGATGGCTATCGGTGGTTTAAAAGAGAAAATCTTAGCTGCTCATCGTGGTGGTATTAAGATTATTATCTGCCCTAAAGAAAACGAAAAGGATCTTAAGGACATCCCTAAGGATGTTATGAAAGACCTTAAAGTGATCTTGGTAGACCATGTGGACCAAGTATTGATCAACGCTCTTGATATCAAATCTCCGAAAGAACTTTTCAAAGTTCAGAAGGAGACAGAGTTCGGTATCAAAGCTCAATACACAGGCCAAGCGGTTCATCATCACTAG